From Temnothorax longispinosus isolate EJ_2023e chromosome 3, Tlon_JGU_v1, whole genome shotgun sequence, one genomic window encodes:
- the Ranbp21 gene encoding exportin-5 isoform X1 — protein sequence MFSIANYSRGKSLVQVGMEFGAGDVAQISAELARVVEMMMSPGISQPQRLEMYNACERFKESSPLCAQCGLYLAQKSPDRSSVVRHFGLQLMEHCVKYRWTQISQSEKIFIKENAMKLLQEGTQPLLQEEAHIKDALSRVVVEMIKREWPQQWPTLLAELSQACTRGESQTELVLLVFLRLVEDVALLQTLESNQRRKDIYQALTTNMAEIFSFFLRLMEQHFSEFQKKSALGQTSEAAAHSKVVQVVLSTLTGFVEWVSINHVMAEDGRLLQILCLLLGDPIFQCSAAECLLQIVNRKGKAEDRKQLMILFSEEALRFIYTAATAPPPLAGPTNFHENHYLFLKKLTQVLTGMATQLCAVWGKDDASSIRPTHFNLFLDTVLTFTMYPSLTLTHLANAIWVMLFKHEQIKTDSLLLTYVPKYVEHTAPKLVRVTYPHGRQSNGMTTYCLVDYDSEEEFNVFLHRFRMDLLEGFRNATMVAPLVTFMYVQQWLTAKITKGMSNLRYKSDQNDREYLEWEALAQALDSVVSRILLINERPSVQTGLQLLELCLGYSPQDPWLLSALLSCISALFVFLSMSTGSMAMPGVAILPRVLEKIFATLVFEVPGENERNRSRAAKNVRRHAASLMVKISLKYPLLLLPVFEQIHTMVRSLTRDPSPLSRVESVMLYEALLLISNHFCDYERQTRFVTEVIGDASRKFIALGTDWFKGPLELMQFVGLDRPPVENMLEDPARRNRSDLMMCICTVLSVVKRCSIPEDPDRAARGGFVAALSESGNPVYRNPATPHVIPILPTLFALLRTMNDLFSHAALAALSEGYKNAHGLLESEKATLLGVNVTNDNNSETDQASGPSLVRMQSFLSTIHDQCYHMLGSGCHMIGRDFYQLPGLAPALLNSVFSNMEVIPDYRLRPIIRVFMKPFIYSCPPAFYESVLVPVLAHVSTHMCQRLSAKWQYIARLYESGGLDEENTDTQEVIDDMLNRNLTRDFVDVLKVALVGGAACDATPPDTMEQDNGGMAVDPPLSRGNSIVAEVVSELGTFVLRHPSTCHSVVLCVLGALAWNDSNASLKATMLTGPVVRALAADGSVTPSMAAHIMVAVLQGLQLHGQHEANQGSLITLGAQVYECLRPKFPNIIEVMQQIPGVNPADLQRFDEKMSVVSTKGNKVEKGKKDLFKKITNQLIGRSVGQLFRKEVKIDNLPRIEVSAKPHPVRVDEISKKATDTGITALFAEST from the exons ATGTTCTCGATTGCTAATTATTCCCGAGGAAAATCTTTAG TGCAAGTAGGAATGGAGTTCGGAGCGGGCGATGTCGCCCAGATATCGGCAGAACTGGCTCGAGTGGTCGAGATGATGATGTCACCTGGTATATCTCAACCGCAACGTCTGGAGATGTACAATGCCTGTGAGAGGTTCAAGGAGTCATCACCATTGTGCGCTCAATGCGGTCTGTACTTGGCACAGAAATCACCCGACAGAAGCTCAGTGGTGCGCCACTTTGGTCTACAGTTGATGGAGCACTGTGTGAAATATCGGTGGACACAAATCTCACAGTCGGAAAAGATCTTCATCAAGGAGAATGCCATGAAATTACTTCAAGAGGGTACCCAACCACTTTTGCAGGAAGAGGCACACATAAAGGACGCTCTGTCGCGTGTCGTAGTAGAGATGATAAAGCGAGAATGGCCCCAGCAATGGCCCACGCTGTTGGCCGAGCTCAGTCAGGCCTGCACGCGAGGCGAGAGTCAAACCGAGTTAGTCTTGTTGGTGTTCCTCAGATTGGTGGAGGATGTGGCACTCCTACAGACCCTCGAATCTAACCAGAGGAGGAAAGATATATATCAGGCGTTGACTACAAACATGGCTGAGATCTTTAGCTTCTTCCTAAGACTAATGGAGCAACACTTTTCAGAGTTTCAGAAGAAAAGTGCCTTAGGACAGACGTCCGAAGCTGCGGCACACAGTAAAGTCGTTCAA GTAGTGCTGTCTACGTTAACTGGATTTGTCGAGTGGGTTTCTATAAATCATGTGATGGCCGAAGATGGAAGATTGTTGCAGATACTGTGTCTCCTACTAGGAGATCCTATATTTCAGTGCTCCGCCGCTGAATGCCTGCTTCAAATTGTAAATCGCAAAGGCAAGGCTGAAGATCGAAAGCAACTGATGATCCTGTTTTCAGAGGAGGCCttgagatttatttatactgCAGCCACCGCTCCACCGCCCCTCGCTGGACCTACGAATTTCCATGAAAATCATTACTTATTTCTGAAGAAACTTACACAA GTACTGACTGGTATGGCGACACAACTTTGCGCCGTATGGGGAAAAGATGACGCCTCTAGCATACGGCCGACACATTTTAATCTCTTTCTGGACACCGTGCTCACGTTCACCATGTATCCGAGCCTCACGCTCACGCATTTAGCGAACGCGATTTGGGTGATGTTATTTAAGCATGAACAAATCAAAACAGACTCGCTGCTGCTTacgtatgtgcccaaatacGTGGAACATACTGCGCCCAAATTGGTCCGCGTTACGTATCCACATGGTAGACAGAGCAACGGCATGACCACGTACTGCCTGGTCGATTATGACTCGGAGGAGGAGTTCAACGTCTTTTTACATCGCTTCAGAATGGACCTGTTAGAAGGATTTAGAAACGCAACTATGGTGGCACCTTTAGTAACGTTTATGTACGTGCAACAGTGGCTGACCGCGAAGATCACCAAGGGTATGTCAAATCTGCGATACAAGAGCGATCAGAACGACCGAGAGTATCTCGAATGGGAGGCCCTCGCGCAGGCACTAGATTCTGTTGTGTCCAGGATTTTGCTAATCAATGAGCGGCCAAGTGTTCAAACCGGTTTACAGCTGTTGGAACTCTGTCTGGGCTATTCACCGCAAGATCCTTGGCTTCTATCCGCTCTGCTGTCTTGTATAAGTGCGCTTTTCGTATTTCTGTCGATGTCGACTGGCTCGATGGCCATGCCGGGCGTCGCTATTCTACCGCGTGTCCTTGAGAAGATCTTCGCCACGTTGGTATTTGAGGTGCCCGGTGAGAACGAGCGCAATCGCTCACGAGCGGCCAAAAATGTGCGGCGACACGCGGCTAGCCTTATGGTGAAGATTAGTCTCAAGTATCCGCTGTTATTGCTGCCAGTATTCGAACAGATACACACAATGGTGCGCAGTTTAACCCGGGACCCAAGCCCATTGTCTCGAGTGGAGAGTGTCATGCTATACGAGGCACTGCTTCTCATCTCGAATCACTTCTGCGACTACGAGAGACAGACTCGATTCGTCACGGAGGTGATCGGTGATGCGTCCAGGAAGTTCATTGCCCTTGGCACGGATTGGTTCAAGGGACCGCTAGAACTTATGCAATTCGTGGGGCTGGACAGACCACCGGTGGAGAACATGTTGGAAGATCCAGCCAGACGCAATCGTAGTGATCTCATGATGTGTATTTGTACTGTGCTGAGCGTGGTTAAACGGTGCTCGATCCCGGAAGATCCCGATCGCGCGGCCAGGGGTGGCTTCGTGGCCGCGCTCAGCGAGAGCGGCAATCCGGTATATCGAAACCCAGCAACACCTCATGTGATCCCCATTTTGCCAACACTTTTCGCGCTATTGCGAACAATGAATGATCTCTTCAGTCATGCCGCCCTTGCCGCTCTATCTGAg GGCTACAAAAATGCTCATGGCCTTTTGGAGTCGGAAAAGGCGACCCTTCTGGGCGTGAATGTAACCAACGACAACAATAGTGAAACGGACCAGGCCTCAGGCCCCTCTCTGGTTCGAATGCAATCATTCCTGAGTACGATTCATGACCAATGTTATCATATGTTGGGTAGTGGCTGTCACATGATCGGTCGAGATTTTTACCAGTTGCCTGGACTTGCACCAGCCTTGTTGAATTCGGTTTTCTCGAATATGGAg GTGATTCCAGACTATAGACTACGGCCGATTATACGTGTGTTTATGAAACCGTTTATATACTCATGCCCGCCGGCATTTTACGAGAGCGTACTAGTACCTGTATTGGCTCACGTATCCACACACA TGTGCCAAAGATTAAGCGCAAAGTGGCAGTACATAGCGCGTCTCTACGAGTCCGGCGGTCTGGACGAAGAGAACACCGATACGCAGGAAGTTATCGACGACATGCTCAACAGGAATCTGACCAGGGACTTCGTGGACGTGTTAAAAGTGGCTCTGGTCGGTGGAGCCGCATGCGACGCCACTCCTCCAGATACCATGGAACAGGACAACGGAGGAATGGCAGTGGATCCACCTCTCTCACGGGGAAACAGCATCGTCGCCGAGGTCGTCAGCGAGCTTGGGACTTTTGTTTTGCGTCATCCATCTACTTGTCACAGCGTCGTTCTATGCGTATTagg GGCGCTTGCATGGAACGACTCAAACGCGAGTCTCAAGGCTACAATGTTGACTGGGCCTGTAGTCCGAGCACTGGCAGCTGATGGCAGTGTCACTCCCTCTATGGCAGCACACATTATGGTCGCCGTTCTTCAAGGTTTACAATTGCACGGTCAGCATGAGGCCAATCAGGGTTCCCTTATCACTTTAGGCGCACAAGTTTACGAGTGCCTCAGACCTAAGTTTCCCAATATTATCGAAGTGATGCAGCAAATCCCGGGGGTCAATCCCGCCGACTTGCAGCGCTTTGATGAGAAAATGTCGGTGGTCAGCACGAAAGGCAACAAGGTCGAGAAGGGAAAGAAGGATCTCTTCAAGAAAATCACTAATCAG CTTATCGGCAGAAGCGTAGGGCAATTGTTCCGTAAGGAAGTCAAGATAGATAATTTACCGCGGATAGAGGTATCTGCTAAGCCTCATCCAGTGCGCGTGGATGAGATCTCGAAGAAGGCCACTGACACGGGAATAACAGCACTGTTCGCTGAATCTACGTAG
- the Ranbp21 gene encoding exportin-5 isoform X2, which yields MEFGAGDVAQISAELARVVEMMMSPGISQPQRLEMYNACERFKESSPLCAQCGLYLAQKSPDRSSVVRHFGLQLMEHCVKYRWTQISQSEKIFIKENAMKLLQEGTQPLLQEEAHIKDALSRVVVEMIKREWPQQWPTLLAELSQACTRGESQTELVLLVFLRLVEDVALLQTLESNQRRKDIYQALTTNMAEIFSFFLRLMEQHFSEFQKKSALGQTSEAAAHSKVVQVVLSTLTGFVEWVSINHVMAEDGRLLQILCLLLGDPIFQCSAAECLLQIVNRKGKAEDRKQLMILFSEEALRFIYTAATAPPPLAGPTNFHENHYLFLKKLTQVLTGMATQLCAVWGKDDASSIRPTHFNLFLDTVLTFTMYPSLTLTHLANAIWVMLFKHEQIKTDSLLLTYVPKYVEHTAPKLVRVTYPHGRQSNGMTTYCLVDYDSEEEFNVFLHRFRMDLLEGFRNATMVAPLVTFMYVQQWLTAKITKGMSNLRYKSDQNDREYLEWEALAQALDSVVSRILLINERPSVQTGLQLLELCLGYSPQDPWLLSALLSCISALFVFLSMSTGSMAMPGVAILPRVLEKIFATLVFEVPGENERNRSRAAKNVRRHAASLMVKISLKYPLLLLPVFEQIHTMVRSLTRDPSPLSRVESVMLYEALLLISNHFCDYERQTRFVTEVIGDASRKFIALGTDWFKGPLELMQFVGLDRPPVENMLEDPARRNRSDLMMCICTVLSVVKRCSIPEDPDRAARGGFVAALSESGNPVYRNPATPHVIPILPTLFALLRTMNDLFSHAALAALSEGYKNAHGLLESEKATLLGVNVTNDNNSETDQASGPSLVRMQSFLSTIHDQCYHMLGSGCHMIGRDFYQLPGLAPALLNSVFSNMEVIPDYRLRPIIRVFMKPFIYSCPPAFYESVLVPVLAHVSTHMCQRLSAKWQYIARLYESGGLDEENTDTQEVIDDMLNRNLTRDFVDVLKVALVGGAACDATPPDTMEQDNGGMAVDPPLSRGNSIVAEVVSELGTFVLRHPSTCHSVVLCVLGALAWNDSNASLKATMLTGPVVRALAADGSVTPSMAAHIMVAVLQGLQLHGQHEANQGSLITLGAQVYECLRPKFPNIIEVMQQIPGVNPADLQRFDEKMSVVSTKGNKVEKGKKDLFKKITNQLIGRSVGQLFRKEVKIDNLPRIEVSAKPHPVRVDEISKKATDTGITALFAEST from the exons ATGGAGTTCGGAGCGGGCGATGTCGCCCAGATATCGGCAGAACTGGCTCGAGTGGTCGAGATGATGATGTCACCTGGTATATCTCAACCGCAACGTCTGGAGATGTACAATGCCTGTGAGAGGTTCAAGGAGTCATCACCATTGTGCGCTCAATGCGGTCTGTACTTGGCACAGAAATCACCCGACAGAAGCTCAGTGGTGCGCCACTTTGGTCTACAGTTGATGGAGCACTGTGTGAAATATCGGTGGACACAAATCTCACAGTCGGAAAAGATCTTCATCAAGGAGAATGCCATGAAATTACTTCAAGAGGGTACCCAACCACTTTTGCAGGAAGAGGCACACATAAAGGACGCTCTGTCGCGTGTCGTAGTAGAGATGATAAAGCGAGAATGGCCCCAGCAATGGCCCACGCTGTTGGCCGAGCTCAGTCAGGCCTGCACGCGAGGCGAGAGTCAAACCGAGTTAGTCTTGTTGGTGTTCCTCAGATTGGTGGAGGATGTGGCACTCCTACAGACCCTCGAATCTAACCAGAGGAGGAAAGATATATATCAGGCGTTGACTACAAACATGGCTGAGATCTTTAGCTTCTTCCTAAGACTAATGGAGCAACACTTTTCAGAGTTTCAGAAGAAAAGTGCCTTAGGACAGACGTCCGAAGCTGCGGCACACAGTAAAGTCGTTCAA GTAGTGCTGTCTACGTTAACTGGATTTGTCGAGTGGGTTTCTATAAATCATGTGATGGCCGAAGATGGAAGATTGTTGCAGATACTGTGTCTCCTACTAGGAGATCCTATATTTCAGTGCTCCGCCGCTGAATGCCTGCTTCAAATTGTAAATCGCAAAGGCAAGGCTGAAGATCGAAAGCAACTGATGATCCTGTTTTCAGAGGAGGCCttgagatttatttatactgCAGCCACCGCTCCACCGCCCCTCGCTGGACCTACGAATTTCCATGAAAATCATTACTTATTTCTGAAGAAACTTACACAA GTACTGACTGGTATGGCGACACAACTTTGCGCCGTATGGGGAAAAGATGACGCCTCTAGCATACGGCCGACACATTTTAATCTCTTTCTGGACACCGTGCTCACGTTCACCATGTATCCGAGCCTCACGCTCACGCATTTAGCGAACGCGATTTGGGTGATGTTATTTAAGCATGAACAAATCAAAACAGACTCGCTGCTGCTTacgtatgtgcccaaatacGTGGAACATACTGCGCCCAAATTGGTCCGCGTTACGTATCCACATGGTAGACAGAGCAACGGCATGACCACGTACTGCCTGGTCGATTATGACTCGGAGGAGGAGTTCAACGTCTTTTTACATCGCTTCAGAATGGACCTGTTAGAAGGATTTAGAAACGCAACTATGGTGGCACCTTTAGTAACGTTTATGTACGTGCAACAGTGGCTGACCGCGAAGATCACCAAGGGTATGTCAAATCTGCGATACAAGAGCGATCAGAACGACCGAGAGTATCTCGAATGGGAGGCCCTCGCGCAGGCACTAGATTCTGTTGTGTCCAGGATTTTGCTAATCAATGAGCGGCCAAGTGTTCAAACCGGTTTACAGCTGTTGGAACTCTGTCTGGGCTATTCACCGCAAGATCCTTGGCTTCTATCCGCTCTGCTGTCTTGTATAAGTGCGCTTTTCGTATTTCTGTCGATGTCGACTGGCTCGATGGCCATGCCGGGCGTCGCTATTCTACCGCGTGTCCTTGAGAAGATCTTCGCCACGTTGGTATTTGAGGTGCCCGGTGAGAACGAGCGCAATCGCTCACGAGCGGCCAAAAATGTGCGGCGACACGCGGCTAGCCTTATGGTGAAGATTAGTCTCAAGTATCCGCTGTTATTGCTGCCAGTATTCGAACAGATACACACAATGGTGCGCAGTTTAACCCGGGACCCAAGCCCATTGTCTCGAGTGGAGAGTGTCATGCTATACGAGGCACTGCTTCTCATCTCGAATCACTTCTGCGACTACGAGAGACAGACTCGATTCGTCACGGAGGTGATCGGTGATGCGTCCAGGAAGTTCATTGCCCTTGGCACGGATTGGTTCAAGGGACCGCTAGAACTTATGCAATTCGTGGGGCTGGACAGACCACCGGTGGAGAACATGTTGGAAGATCCAGCCAGACGCAATCGTAGTGATCTCATGATGTGTATTTGTACTGTGCTGAGCGTGGTTAAACGGTGCTCGATCCCGGAAGATCCCGATCGCGCGGCCAGGGGTGGCTTCGTGGCCGCGCTCAGCGAGAGCGGCAATCCGGTATATCGAAACCCAGCAACACCTCATGTGATCCCCATTTTGCCAACACTTTTCGCGCTATTGCGAACAATGAATGATCTCTTCAGTCATGCCGCCCTTGCCGCTCTATCTGAg GGCTACAAAAATGCTCATGGCCTTTTGGAGTCGGAAAAGGCGACCCTTCTGGGCGTGAATGTAACCAACGACAACAATAGTGAAACGGACCAGGCCTCAGGCCCCTCTCTGGTTCGAATGCAATCATTCCTGAGTACGATTCATGACCAATGTTATCATATGTTGGGTAGTGGCTGTCACATGATCGGTCGAGATTTTTACCAGTTGCCTGGACTTGCACCAGCCTTGTTGAATTCGGTTTTCTCGAATATGGAg GTGATTCCAGACTATAGACTACGGCCGATTATACGTGTGTTTATGAAACCGTTTATATACTCATGCCCGCCGGCATTTTACGAGAGCGTACTAGTACCTGTATTGGCTCACGTATCCACACACA TGTGCCAAAGATTAAGCGCAAAGTGGCAGTACATAGCGCGTCTCTACGAGTCCGGCGGTCTGGACGAAGAGAACACCGATACGCAGGAAGTTATCGACGACATGCTCAACAGGAATCTGACCAGGGACTTCGTGGACGTGTTAAAAGTGGCTCTGGTCGGTGGAGCCGCATGCGACGCCACTCCTCCAGATACCATGGAACAGGACAACGGAGGAATGGCAGTGGATCCACCTCTCTCACGGGGAAACAGCATCGTCGCCGAGGTCGTCAGCGAGCTTGGGACTTTTGTTTTGCGTCATCCATCTACTTGTCACAGCGTCGTTCTATGCGTATTagg GGCGCTTGCATGGAACGACTCAAACGCGAGTCTCAAGGCTACAATGTTGACTGGGCCTGTAGTCCGAGCACTGGCAGCTGATGGCAGTGTCACTCCCTCTATGGCAGCACACATTATGGTCGCCGTTCTTCAAGGTTTACAATTGCACGGTCAGCATGAGGCCAATCAGGGTTCCCTTATCACTTTAGGCGCACAAGTTTACGAGTGCCTCAGACCTAAGTTTCCCAATATTATCGAAGTGATGCAGCAAATCCCGGGGGTCAATCCCGCCGACTTGCAGCGCTTTGATGAGAAAATGTCGGTGGTCAGCACGAAAGGCAACAAGGTCGAGAAGGGAAAGAAGGATCTCTTCAAGAAAATCACTAATCAG CTTATCGGCAGAAGCGTAGGGCAATTGTTCCGTAAGGAAGTCAAGATAGATAATTTACCGCGGATAGAGGTATCTGCTAAGCCTCATCCAGTGCGCGTGGATGAGATCTCGAAGAAGGCCACTGACACGGGAATAACAGCACTGTTCGCTGAATCTACGTAG
- the Nup37 gene encoding nucleoporin Nup37 codes for MDEAVTTPPTFKRSFFERIYCVEFSPYEWSQHLICIALAKEIVVGTVRFQDEDDAVEDMAYNPIRTFNHDARPHAITWSPETSLSIVPKILTFCVAGSDFKIRLYNSNLNDINVYEILEGHKDYVNAISYEPEGELLASVSDDHTSKLWAVKENQKCVSTFYLTSPGISVCWHNEESGKLLVAEKNGLIRMYNVRSQQAIMSLDSGAVPLTAADWGPNPLKVISMAAGELLLWDLSRPSRPLDERTLHVEGGLTAKVSHANENLVSSIGWPDNLLKVVNLRSKVVVLCGKVKLIGGMTWHYKLPYVCAGSDRELCFWRININ; via the exons ATGGACGAGGCAGTCACCACGCCGCCTACGTTTAAACGGAGTTTCTTCGAGCGGATCTACTGCGTGGAGTTTTCGCCGTACGAGTGGTCGCAGCACCTGATCTGCATCGCCCTCGCCAAGGAGATCGTCGTCGGCACTGTCAGATTTCAG GATGAAGACGACGCCGTGGAAGACATGGCGTATAATCCTATCAGAACGTTTAATCACGATGCCAGACCTCATGCGATCACCTGGAGTCCAGAGACCTCCCTAAGCATCGTCCCGAAGATCCTCACGTTCTGCGTTGCTGGATCAGACTTCAAAATAAGATTGTACAACAGTAATCTGAACGATATCAATGTGTACGAG attttagaaGGTCACAAAGATTATGTAAACGCAATCTCCTATGAACCAGAGGGTGAATTATTAGCGTCGGTCTCCGACGATCATACGAGTAAGCTGTGGGCGGTTAAGGAAAACCAAAAGTGCGTGTCTACATTTTACCTGACATCACCTGGTATAAGCGTATGTTGGCACAACGAAGAATCCGGCAAGCTCTTAGTAGCGGAAAAGAATGGTTTAATACGTATGTACAACGTCAGGAGCCAACAAGCGATCATGTCCCTCGACTCTGGGGCCGTTCCCCTAACTGCAGCTGACTGGGGACCAAATCCTTTGAAAGTCATCTCGATGGCTGCTGGAGAATTGCTGCTTTGGGACTTGTCCAGACCCAG TCGGCCTCTTGATGAACGAACGCTTCATGTGGAAGGTGGTTTAACAGCAAAAGTCTCACATGCGAATGAAAACCTGGTGTCAAGTATTGGATGGCCGGATAATTTGTTGAAGGTTGTCAATTTAAGATCGAAAGTAGTGGTATTATGCGGAAAGGTGAAATTAATCGGCGGTATGACGTGGCATTATAAATTACCCTATGTCTGTGCTGGAAGTGACAGAGAGCTATGTTTTTggagaataaatataaattag